In the genome of Synergistaceae bacterium, one region contains:
- the leuD gene encoding 3-isopropylmalate dehydratase small subunit (catalyzes the isomerization between 2-isopropylmalate and 3-isopropylmalate in leucine biosynthesis): MIIKGKVWKFGDNINTDLILPTQAVAMSPKERAQYVFSANRPGWAQQVSSGDIVIAGTNFGTGSSRPAALTMKDLGLGCLLAENINGLFFRSCVNESFPALEVKGVCNCFEEGDIAEVDFTSGKIVNMRTSQEIQGDAWPDQLLAIYNAGGIIPLLKSQDLLEEQSC, from the coding sequence ATGATTATTAAGGGAAAAGTTTGGAAATTCGGCGACAATATCAATACAGATCTTATTTTACCCACTCAGGCAGTCGCGATGTCCCCCAAAGAGCGCGCTCAATACGTCTTCAGCGCCAACCGCCCGGGATGGGCACAACAGGTTTCCAGCGGCGATATTGTGATTGCAGGCACCAACTTCGGCACAGGTTCCAGTCGCCCCGCGGCTTTAACAATGAAAGACCTCGGCCTCGGCTGCCTTTTAGCAGAAAATATCAACGGATTGTTCTTTCGCAGCTGTGTAAACGAATCATTTCCAGCTTTGGAAGTAAAAGGAGTCTGCAATTGTTTTGAGGAAGGAGACATCGCTGAGGTGGACTTCACTTCCGGGAAAATTGTCAACATGAGAACCAGTCAGGAGATTCAGGGCGATGCCTGGCCCGATCAATTGCTCGCGATTTATAACGCAGGCGGCATCATCCCTTTGTTAAAATCTCAGGATCTTTTGGAAGAGCAGAGTTGCTGA